In one Candidatus Dechloromonas phosphoritropha genomic region, the following are encoded:
- a CDS encoding NAD(P)H-dependent oxidoreductase, translating to MNTNRDVAVLVGSLRKDSLNRKLANALIALAPVELKLEIVEIGDLPLYNQDFEVDPPHAVRKFKGRIEVADAVLFVTPEYNRSVPGVLKNAIDIGSRPSGKSVWNGKPGAIISLSPGAIGAFGANHHLRQSLVFLNVPTMAQPEAYIGNAVSLFNDKGDLVNGSTCDFLGKFLQAFSRWIGQHAAT from the coding sequence ATGAACACGAATCGTGATGTGGCAGTACTGGTCGGCAGCCTGCGCAAGGATTCGCTTAACCGCAAACTGGCGAATGCGCTGATTGCTCTCGCGCCGGTGGAGCTTAAGCTCGAGATTGTCGAGATCGGCGATCTGCCGCTGTACAACCAGGATTTCGAAGTCGATCCACCTCATGCGGTACGCAAATTCAAGGGGCGGATCGAGGTGGCCGACGCGGTACTGTTCGTGACGCCAGAGTACAACCGCTCGGTCCCTGGTGTGTTGAAGAATGCGATCGACATCGGCTCGCGTCCTTCCGGGAAGAGTGTGTGGAACGGTAAGCCTGGCGCAATCATCAGCCTCTCACCAGGCGCCATCGGGGCGTTCGGCGCCAATCACCATCTGCGTCAGTCGCTGGTATTCCTCAACGTCCCGACCATGGCGCAGCCGGAAGCCTACATCGGCAACGCGGTGAGCCTGTTCAACGACAAAGGAGACCTGGTCAACGGCTCAACCTGTGATTTTTTGGGGAAATTCCTGCAAGCCTTCAGCCGCTGGATCGGCCAACATGCGGCGACATAG
- a CDS encoding DUF3330 domain-containing protein, with product MPRSLATHEPASLPPVHTADAGDPSRERKLAHGEISGCAIGDDEASELKALAAPLHCDLCHREIPTTVAFNFEGADYVYHFCGAQCLADWCKSANTHEK from the coding sequence ATGCCGCGCTCGCTTGCTACGCACGAACCGGCCTCGCTGCCGCCGGTGCATACAGCCGATGCAGGAGATCCATCAAGGGAACGCAAACTGGCACACGGCGAAATTTCCGGCTGCGCCATTGGTGACGACGAAGCCTCGGAACTCAAAGCTCTGGCCGCTCCGCTTCATTGCGACCTCTGTCACAGGGAAATTCCCACAACCGTGGCGTTCAACTTCGAGGGCGCCGATTACGTGTATCACTTCTGCGGCGCGCAATGTCTCGCGGACTGGTGCAAGTCGGCAAACACACATGAAAAATAA
- a CDS encoding fumarate reductase subunit C has protein sequence MSNRHPYVRPMDGWWWRNTYYMHYMVREVTAVFVVAYAVVLLVGLVRLSQGEAAFDGWLQALQSPLSLVFHLVVLATLIYHTWSWFKTMPLTMPVMFVGGKQVQPGVITGTGIAAAVVACLAVLSLVWRMNP, from the coding sequence ATGAGCAATCGGCATCCCTATGTCCGGCCAATGGATGGGTGGTGGTGGCGAAATACGTATTACATGCACTACATGGTACGTGAAGTCACGGCGGTGTTCGTCGTCGCCTATGCGGTGGTGCTGCTTGTCGGGCTGGTGCGGCTCAGTCAGGGCGAAGCCGCGTTCGACGGCTGGCTGCAGGCTCTGCAAAGCCCGCTGTCGCTAGTGTTTCACCTGGTCGTGCTGGCAACCTTGATCTATCACACCTGGAGTTGGTTCAAAACCATGCCCTTAACCATGCCGGTGATGTTCGTCGGCGGCAAGCAGGTGCAGCCGGGGGTGATCACCGGAACCGGAATCGCTGCGGCGGTGGTCGCATGTCTGGCGGTGCTTTCGCTCGTGTGGAGGATGAATCCATGA
- the frdA gene encoding fumarate reductase (quinol) flavoprotein subunit yields MEVFKADVAIVGAGGGGLRAAIAVAETDPKLKIALISKVYPMRSHTVAAEGGAAAVTRSDDDLEYHFNDTVGGGDWLCEQDVVEYFVAHAHEELVQMEHWGCPWNRTEDGHVNVRAFGGMKIERTWFAADKTGFHMLHALFQTSIKYPSIKRFDEHFCVDLVVEDGRCQGAVVIEIATGEFRLIEAKAVIIATGGTGRVFRENTNGGIVTGDGMALAYRHGVPLRDMEFMQYHPTCMPRTGLLFTEACRGEGGFLLNKDGYRYLQDYGLGPAEDKPRNKFMELGPRDRLSQAFWHEQQNGRTIEGKFGSVVNLDLRHLGEAKLRERLPQIYELAQEFMGIDPARECIPVLPGVHYTMGGILADGKTASSLPGLYSVGECSSIGIHGANRLGSNSLTEIIVFGKVAGVEAANFAKSVTIDNPGALEKQAEAVQARTLSIVNRPDGTEKIAVLRNEMAKSMESGCGIYRRATSMQATCDKIGELRQRYKNLKVDDKSKVYNTDWLLAIELGYLLDVAEAIVQSAIHRKESRGSHQRLDGFEKRDDVNYLKHTLAFYTGDGPSRIAYGDVKITKSRPGTRAYGAAGVQAEVEGKKQGATND; encoded by the coding sequence GTGGAAGTATTCAAGGCTGATGTGGCAATCGTGGGAGCGGGCGGCGGCGGATTACGGGCGGCAATCGCTGTTGCCGAAACTGACCCGAAACTGAAAATCGCGCTGATCTCCAAGGTCTACCCGATGCGCAGCCATACCGTGGCGGCAGAGGGCGGGGCCGCCGCAGTGACGCGGTCTGACGACGACCTGGAGTACCATTTCAACGACACGGTGGGAGGGGGCGACTGGCTGTGTGAGCAGGACGTCGTCGAGTATTTCGTCGCCCACGCGCACGAAGAACTGGTGCAGATGGAGCACTGGGGCTGCCCGTGGAACCGCACCGAAGACGGACATGTCAACGTGCGCGCTTTCGGTGGCATGAAGATCGAGCGTACCTGGTTTGCCGCCGACAAAACCGGCTTTCACATGCTGCACGCGCTTTTCCAGACTTCGATCAAATACCCGTCGATCAAGCGCTTCGACGAGCATTTCTGCGTCGACCTGGTGGTCGAGGATGGGCGCTGCCAGGGCGCAGTGGTAATTGAAATTGCCACTGGCGAGTTCCGGCTGATCGAGGCGAAAGCGGTGATTATCGCCACTGGCGGCACCGGGCGCGTGTTCCGCGAGAACACCAACGGTGGCATCGTCACCGGCGACGGCATGGCGCTTGCCTACCGCCACGGCGTGCCGCTGCGCGACATGGAATTCATGCAATATCACCCGACCTGCATGCCGCGCACCGGTCTGTTGTTCACCGAGGCTTGCCGCGGCGAAGGCGGATTCCTGCTGAACAAGGACGGCTACCGCTACCTGCAGGATTATGGTCTGGGGCCGGCTGAAGACAAGCCACGCAACAAGTTCATGGAACTCGGCCCCCGCGACCGCCTGAGCCAGGCGTTCTGGCATGAACAGCAAAACGGCAGAACCATCGAAGGCAAGTTCGGCTCGGTGGTGAACCTGGATCTGCGCCACCTGGGAGAAGCGAAGCTGCGCGAGCGCCTGCCGCAAATCTACGAACTGGCCCAAGAATTCATGGGCATCGATCCGGCGCGCGAGTGCATCCCGGTGCTGCCCGGAGTGCACTACACCATGGGCGGCATCTTGGCCGATGGCAAGACCGCTTCCTCGCTGCCGGGCCTGTATTCGGTCGGCGAATGCTCGAGCATCGGCATCCACGGCGCCAACCGGCTCGGATCGAATTCCCTGACCGAAATCATTGTCTTCGGCAAAGTCGCAGGCGTCGAGGCAGCCAATTTCGCCAAGTCGGTGACGATCGACAATCCGGGCGCGCTGGAAAAACAGGCCGAAGCGGTGCAGGCCCGCACCCTGAGCATCGTCAACAGGCCCGACGGCACGGAGAAGATCGCAGTATTGCGCAACGAGATGGCCAAGAGCATGGAAAGCGGCTGCGGCATCTATCGCCGCGCGACGAGCATGCAGGCAACCTGCGACAAGATTGGCGAGCTCAGGCAGCGCTACAAGAATCTGAAGGTCGACGACAAGTCCAAGGTCTACAACACCGATTGGCTGCTCGCGATCGAGCTCGGCTATCTGCTCGATGTGGCAGAAGCGATCGTTCAATCCGCGATCCACCGCAAGGAATCGCGCGGCTCGCATCAGCGCCTGGACGGTTTCGAAAAGCGCGATGATGTCAACTACCTCAAGCACACGCTGGCTTTCTACACCGGTGACGGTCCGTCGCGCATCGCGTACGGCGACGTGAAAATTACCAAGTCCAGGCCGGGCACGCGCGCCTACGGCGCCGCCGGCGTGCAGGCCGAGGTGGAAGGTAAAAAACAGGGAGCAACCAATGACTGA
- a CDS encoding IS4 family transposase, with amino-acid sequence MHGANFLAAARREPRFFTRNRELPFTNLIAFLLTGIRGAVQAELDSCFALLAGRTRLCRAITASAFSKARSHLVANLFEPLNTELLRLVDEVVPQQPDWQGLRVLAADASKVRLTLLDLEGRRHIREAAIFGLFRPGIELFDSLILHSSLVGERQMLFERLDRLGAQDMLVLDRGYPGAWLVAALLHRGIPFCIRCDSSASFSAITQFMRSGEDEAQVTLPPPHRQDAIDYECPRLPSMVRLIRQVTPTGKVRVLMTSLLDTARYPATSFSALYHSRWRIEEAFKRIKHRLNLEHTSGLTWLAACQDVGAKMVCDNLNALATYLAAEERLPSDSPWRVNRTMAFNTVRRILPRVLAGVQQITTRVTKEIFSEIVKNLQKFIPDRARPRPNQRKPHLSFAYKPAV; translated from the coding sequence ATTCATGGCGCCAATTTCCTTGCCGCCGCCCGCCGCGAGCCTCGGTTTTTCACCCGAAACCGTGAATTGCCATTCACGAATCTGATCGCTTTCCTGCTCACCGGCATTCGCGGCGCAGTTCAGGCGGAGCTTGATTCCTGCTTTGCCCTGCTTGCCGGAAGAACCCGCCTTTGTCGGGCGATCACGGCCAGTGCCTTCTCAAAGGCGCGCAGCCATCTGGTCGCCAATCTCTTTGAGCCGCTCAATACAGAATTGCTGCGCCTGGTCGATGAGGTCGTTCCGCAGCAGCCGGACTGGCAAGGCTTGCGGGTCTTGGCGGCGGATGCATCGAAGGTACGTCTGACCTTGCTTGACCTGGAAGGGCGCCGCCATATTCGAGAAGCGGCCATCTTCGGTTTGTTTCGGCCAGGGATCGAATTGTTCGACTCGCTGATTTTGCACAGTTCGCTGGTCGGCGAACGTCAGATGTTGTTTGAGCGGCTTGACCGACTCGGTGCTCAGGACATGCTGGTGCTTGATCGCGGGTATCCGGGTGCCTGGTTGGTCGCGGCGCTGTTGCATCGAGGTATCCCCTTTTGCATACGCTGTGATTCGTCCGCTTCCTTTTCTGCCATCACCCAGTTCATGCGATCCGGAGAAGATGAGGCGCAGGTGACATTGCCGCCACCGCATCGTCAGGATGCCATTGATTACGAGTGTCCGCGTCTGCCTTCTATGGTTCGCCTGATTCGTCAGGTGACGCCGACTGGCAAGGTACGGGTCTTGATGACCTCCTTGCTTGATACCGCGCGGTATCCGGCCACAAGCTTCTCAGCCCTTTATCACAGCCGTTGGCGTATCGAGGAGGCGTTCAAGCGCATCAAACACCGGCTCAATCTGGAGCACACGTCCGGCCTGACTTGGCTGGCCGCCTGCCAGGATGTTGGGGCCAAGATGGTGTGTGACAATCTCAATGCCCTGGCCACCTACCTGGCTGCGGAAGAGCGGCTGCCCAGCGATTCGCCATGGCGAGTGAATCGGACGATGGCCTTCAATACCGTACGTCGTATCTTGCCCCGAGTCTTGGCGGGTGTGCAGCAAATCACCACCCGAGTTACCAAGGAAATCTTCTCGGAAATCGTCAAAAACCTTCAGAAATTTATCCCTGATCGTGCTCGACCTCGGCCAAACCAGCGAAAGCCTCACCTGTCCTTTGCTTACAAACCCGCCGTATGA
- the frdD gene encoding fumarate reductase subunit FrdD, giving the protein MKRSNEPILWSLFGAGGMLAALIGPALVIITGIAVPFGLLFGPDTMSYGHMLAFAQNWVGKIVLFAVVSLFLWHAMHRIAILLHDFGVHAVSVVKFFSYGFALLGTVCAGYALLTI; this is encoded by the coding sequence ATGAAGCGCTCCAACGAACCGATCCTCTGGTCGCTGTTCGGCGCCGGTGGAATGCTGGCAGCGCTGATCGGTCCGGCGCTGGTTATCATCACCGGCATCGCGGTGCCGTTCGGACTGCTCTTCGGGCCCGACACGATGAGCTATGGACACATGCTGGCGTTTGCGCAGAACTGGGTGGGCAAGATTGTTTTGTTCGCTGTGGTGTCGTTGTTCTTGTGGCATGCGATGCATCGTATCGCCATCCTGCTGCACGATTTTGGCGTGCACGCGGTGAGCGTGGTCAAGTTTTTTTCCTACGGCTTTGCACTACTGGGAACCGTCTGCGCTGGATATGCGCTGCTGACGATCTAG
- a CDS encoding Na/Pi cotransporter family protein, with protein MRSLPIEAHAFQSLGFQLLRIALPVLLLAIAFSAFAVEVDVNPASPDWVQLLLGLFGGLALFLGGLQLLSEGMKKAAGQALKMVLAKLTTNRFTGALTGAFVTGVLNSSTVTTLLVVGFISAGFMTLGQSVGVIMGANIGSTVTAQLLAFNLSAYSLAPIAIGFFMMFSAKREKVKYYGMMLMGIGLVFYGMGLMSSGMTPLRTYEPFLAILKGLENPLAGIAAGALFTAIVQSSAATVGIAIAMASEGLLALPAGIALALGANIGTAVTTAFMGILSSKSAEATRASVVHVAFNVLGTLIWLPVIWLLVDLAVWVSPASPELQGAARAAAEVPRQIANANTLFNVLNTVLFIGFTGWFAKAAERLVPDRKLPLGVIVQPRYLDEAALAAPSVALQAVRLELGRVGEITLGMLKDVGPALKEGDLERIESIARRDDQVDILEAEILRYLARIRVGHLTEDESAEMQQLMVATDNIESLADVIETDIVALAHKRAKIKSTSGSETQALLWDLYLSTVESVELAVKAIRDNDQTAAESVMIMKTHFRDLSERLLERKATLLRADDPDYLDLVRLQMSFVDHMRRIYTLAKRIAKVALPAGIAQKD; from the coding sequence ATGAGATCATTGCCCATTGAAGCCCATGCCTTCCAGAGCCTCGGTTTCCAGCTGCTGCGTATCGCTCTGCCGGTGCTGCTGCTGGCGATCGCCTTTTCAGCGTTTGCCGTAGAGGTGGACGTCAACCCGGCGTCGCCGGACTGGGTGCAGTTGTTGCTAGGTCTTTTCGGTGGACTGGCGCTGTTTCTCGGCGGCCTGCAGTTGTTGTCGGAAGGCATGAAGAAAGCCGCCGGACAGGCCTTGAAGATGGTGCTCGCAAAGCTCACGACCAATCGTTTTACCGGTGCCCTGACCGGTGCATTCGTCACCGGTGTGCTCAATTCCTCGACGGTCACCACGCTGCTGGTCGTCGGCTTCATCAGCGCCGGTTTCATGACTCTGGGGCAATCGGTCGGGGTGATCATGGGCGCCAACATCGGCAGCACCGTGACCGCACAGCTGCTGGCCTTCAACCTGTCCGCCTATTCGCTCGCCCCGATCGCCATCGGCTTCTTCATGATGTTCAGCGCCAAGCGCGAGAAAGTGAAGTACTACGGCATGATGCTCATGGGTATCGGACTGGTGTTCTATGGCATGGGTCTGATGAGTAGCGGGATGACACCGCTGCGCACCTACGAGCCTTTCCTGGCAATCCTGAAAGGACTCGAAAACCCGCTCGCAGGTATCGCCGCCGGCGCGCTGTTCACCGCCATAGTGCAGTCCTCGGCTGCCACGGTCGGCATTGCCATCGCCATGGCCAGCGAAGGCCTACTGGCACTGCCGGCCGGAATCGCGCTGGCACTTGGCGCCAACATCGGCACCGCCGTGACAACGGCTTTCATGGGTATTTTGAGCAGCAAGTCGGCAGAGGCGACGCGTGCGTCGGTGGTGCATGTTGCCTTCAATGTCCTTGGCACCCTGATCTGGCTGCCGGTGATCTGGCTGTTGGTGGACCTGGCGGTCTGGGTTTCCCCAGCCAGCCCGGAGCTGCAAGGGGCAGCCAGGGCGGCGGCCGAAGTGCCGCGACAGATTGCCAACGCGAACACCCTGTTCAACGTGCTCAACACCGTGCTCTTCATCGGCTTCACCGGCTGGTTCGCCAAGGCCGCCGAGCGGCTGGTACCGGACCGAAAACTGCCGCTGGGAGTGATCGTCCAGCCGCGCTACCTTGATGAGGCAGCCCTCGCGGCACCATCGGTGGCGCTGCAGGCGGTCCGTCTGGAACTGGGACGGGTTGGCGAGATCACGCTCGGCATGCTGAAGGATGTGGGACCAGCCCTCAAGGAGGGTGACCTTGAGCGCATTGAGAGCATCGCCCGTCGTGATGACCAGGTTGATATCCTCGAGGCGGAAATTCTCCGCTATCTGGCCAGGATTCGCGTCGGCCACCTGACGGAAGATGAAAGCGCGGAAATGCAGCAGTTGATGGTCGCGACAGACAACATCGAAAGTCTGGCCGACGTCATCGAGACCGACATCGTCGCCCTGGCCCACAAGCGAGCCAAGATAAAATCTACCTCTGGAAGCGAGACGCAGGCACTGCTGTGGGACCTCTATTTGTCGACCGTGGAATCCGTGGAACTGGCGGTAAAGGCCATTCGCGACAATGATCAGACAGCGGCTGAATCGGTGATGATCATGAAAACTCATTTCCGTGATCTGAGCGAGCGCTTGCTGGAAAGAAAAGCGACACTGCTCCGGGCCGATGATCCAGACTACCTCGATCTGGTACGCCTGCAGATGTCTTTTGTTGATCACATGCGCAGGATCTACACCCTGGCGAAACGGATCGCCAAGGTGGCGCTGCCAGCGGGAATTGCGCAGAAGGATTGA
- a CDS encoding succinate dehydrogenase/fumarate reductase iron-sulfur subunit: MTESNKTIDIEVLRYLPEQDEKPFSQTYKVAYSDDWSVLQGLQYIKDDLDETLSFRWSCRMAICGSCGMMIDGVPKLACRTFLRDCHPGKVRIEALAHFPIERDLVVGVEGYVKRLEGIKPYLIPKEPRGLDQGEYLQTPQQLDRYHQFSGCINCMLCYAACPQYGMNEKFIGSGHMAILHRYNDDSRDGGREQRMESVNEADGVWGCTAIGYCSVVCPKQVDPAKAINMYKIKSSLDYFSPD; encoded by the coding sequence ATGACTGAAAGCAACAAAACAATCGATATTGAAGTCCTGCGTTACCTTCCGGAACAGGACGAGAAACCCTTCTCCCAGACCTACAAAGTAGCGTACAGCGACGACTGGTCGGTGCTGCAGGGGCTGCAATATATAAAGGACGATCTGGACGAAACCCTCAGCTTTCGCTGGTCGTGCCGGATGGCGATTTGCGGTAGCTGCGGCATGATGATCGATGGAGTGCCCAAGCTCGCTTGCCGGACTTTTCTGCGCGACTGCCATCCGGGCAAGGTGCGGATCGAGGCGCTCGCGCACTTTCCGATCGAGCGCGACCTTGTGGTGGGGGTCGAGGGGTATGTAAAAAGGCTCGAAGGCATCAAGCCTTACCTCATCCCGAAAGAACCGCGTGGGCTAGATCAGGGAGAGTATCTGCAGACGCCGCAACAACTGGATCGCTACCATCAATTCAGCGGGTGCATCAACTGCATGCTCTGCTATGCCGCCTGTCCGCAGTACGGGATGAATGAGAAATTCATCGGCTCCGGACACATGGCCATTTTGCATCGGTACAACGACGATTCCCGTGACGGTGGTCGCGAACAGCGCATGGAATCGGTAAACGAAGCGGATGGGGTATGGGGCTGTACCGCCATAGGCTATTGCTCCGTGGTCTGTCCGAAACAAGTCGATCCAGCCAAGGCGATCAATATGTACAAGATCAAGAGCAGCTTGGACTATTTTTCTCCGGATTAA